ATCGTCATTGTCCTTAAGAAAGACATTGTACCCAGCTGCTGCAAGGTCGTTCATTAAGTCACTTGCCGGCGCAGGCAATATGCCGGTCCTGTCTTTATACGCTGAGTCACTTGTATCAAGAAGGTTGCCCAACTGACCGCACCAGTTCGGCGGTATGCAGTTGTTCTGCCAGAGCTGATCCCTCATCTTCTCGACACCGGCCGTGGCTACATAATACCCCTGAGTCTTTTCCCTGGCCGTAGCAAGTGCCCTGAAATAGGAAGTCATGGTAAAAATAAGCGCACTTGCCACAAGAAGCAGGATAAGCGAAAAAAGCATTGCAATGACAAGGGCAATACCCTTTTGATTTCCAATAATTGCTCGACTATTTTTCAAGATTCTTAACCTCCACACGTTTTGAAAGAAGCATGCGCCTGAAACTGTCGCCCGGTGCATTATAGGTTGTGCCAAGTGCTGCACTTGTGCCGACAACATAGGACGTGTTATTCACAAAATTTCTTTCAGGAAAGTCTGAACGCACTAACAGCCAGATATTGATAGCCTTGATATTCGTTATATCCGTCGCTGCAACGGTATTCTGAACCGTCCCGTCACTCAGGATATATTCGAACTGCAGGGCATCCACCCCACCCCAGGCAGTGCCGCCCGCCCTGTCGTGGGCCTCAAGCAGCACATCATTGTTGGTTGTACAGTTGCTGTTCCAGCTTACTATGCGCAGATCCCTTCCGTTAACGTCGAACCTTTTGCGTGTAACAACATATACATTACTCCCATTATTTAAAGCCTGATCAAGGGCAGGTGTGATCGTCAGTGAAGTCCCTCCAAAGGCAGTGACCTGATACGCCCTGTTCAGAATCGTCGGCGCAAGCGTATCAAAAGTGACAAAGGCTCTCGCATTTTCTGTCGCATTACCGCCCAAACTCAGACCGCTGACATTCGCATATGAAGCATTTACCGGTATTGTAACAGCACCCGAAGCGGCTGCAGCATTCATAACAAGAAAAGGTATTGCAGCACCTGCCGTATTATTGAGTACCTGTTCTGATGTCAGAAAGGTAAGGGTGTCGAAAGGAGCTGCATTGGTATGCGTAAGAGAATTCGTCGCAGTGCCTGCACCGCAGAAGGTTACATTCGGCGTAGCGCCTACAAAAAGACCTGAGAGCCTCAACTCCTCTGTCATGTAATTAAGTATCCGCTGGCCCTTCTGTGTCAGTTCCTGATTGATCTGGACATCGGCCATGCGCTGTCCAAGAAAGGAAAATGTTGGATAGGCAACAGCTATAAACATCAGGAAGATAACCATTGCGATCATCAGTTCAACAAGCGTTGTCCCTGCTCGGCTTTTTATCTTATGCATGTAGTTACCCATGGCTACAGGCTCTTTTCCGTTATCAGCCGAAAAGTCTTCACCTCACCCTGGTAAGTATAGGTTGAAGTAATTGTCAACTTGCAGAGGCCTGAGGTCGCATTCACTATAAGCGCATTGGAAGTTCTCATGATCTCAAAAGGAGCTCCAGCAGTCGCGGCACTCACCACATCAGTTTCAGCATTGACAAAGTCTATGCAGGTATTTCCTGGAGCAGCGCCGCAAACATAAGCTGCCCCATTGCATGTCATGGAAGTCCCTGCTGCTAATAGTTCGTCCATTTTATATGCAGTCACGGCCTGCGACTTTGTTGTCAATAGCGCAGTCTTATCAGTGCTGACAGCGCTTGTGATAAGCGGCAGCAATGCAAAAAACGAAATGGAAAGAACAGTAACCGCTATTAACACCTCTACGAGTGTAAATCCTTTCGCTGGCCCTTTTTTCCACCGTCTGGTCATGTTATATGTCTCCATAAAGCAGCGCCTTTTTCTTACATGATGCATTGTCATTGAACCCTCACGATTATTTTAAAATTATAAAGCAAATACAGTGCCTGTTTAATGTATTTGTAACTATCTGAATTTTAAGGGTATTTATTTATCCTGCAAAGGAGAACTGCCTATGAAATGGAAGGCAATTCTACAACTATGAAATCCGTTACATAGTAACAGGCATATTTAAACTCCCTTCCTTGGCGACTCCGCCCGGCCTGCGGTTGGGCAAGGAATGGATGCCGGGGAGCTTTGACTCAGCGAGCGTCTACCCATTTGAGGTAATCTTCGGACCATTTGCAGAGCCTGACAAGGCCCGCTGCGTTAATATTGACTGCATAGGCCTCTGTGTTGTTGCTCAGGTACAGCGTTCCGGTAAAAGACGGAACGCCATCTGAAGTCATTTTCATGCATTTCTTGCCATAACAGGGCGGCGCTGCCATGGTTCCGAAGGATACCGGACTGGAGGGGATTCCTGCTCCGTTTCCGCAGGCGCTCTTGCCGACTGTTGCAGTAGCGCCATCCGAGGTCTTGTAGGTGAGGCCGAAACCGACATTGTGGAGAAGTGTCTTTGTGGGCGGAAATCCCGGAGCTGGTGATACCTCATCCGGCTCCTTTATATTGTCTCCGTCCGTGTCTTGGTATCTCCAGATGCTGTATAAATTGTTCGTTGTGTCAAAGACGACATACTCCCATCTGCGTCTGATCCGGCCTACTGACTCAGAGGGAGGCGCAGGCACGTCATCATCCCTTATAATAACGGAGCCCCCTTGTGAGGCCGCGTCCCTTTGAGCAAAGTGAAGGTCTGCCATGACCTCCCTCGCGGCAGCACTGATTCTGGTTTCGGAGGTAACGCCCTCAAAGAGTGTCCCGCCGAGTACCGCCACGAGAAGAGCGATGATTGAAAAGACAACTAAGATCTCAATAAGAGTCAGCCCGGCTTGGCACTGAGTGCTGATTGTTGCAGTTTTTCCTGCCGGCCTGACGCCGGGCCTCTCTATCTTTGCTGATCCCCTCAACAAACTCCCCCCCTCTCCCTGCAACAGCCGTTAAGTCCTTTGCCTCGTTGTTGGTCCACAAGACAGACGCTATTACGACACACACGATGCGGTGCGATTACGAATTGTTCTGTTTGGGTTGGATCAGGATTGAATCGTATGATACTGCTGCTAAACTCAATCCACCATCCCTGACAGATCAGTTACAGTGCTGCAATCCCCT
The window above is part of the Nitrospirota bacterium genome. Proteins encoded here:
- a CDS encoding prepilin-type N-terminal cleavage/methylation domain-containing protein, whose amino-acid sequence is MTRRWKKGPAKGFTLVEVLIAVTVLSISFFALLPLITSAVSTDKTALLTTKSQAVTAYKMDELLAAGTSMTCNGAAYVCGAAPGNTCIDFVNAETDVVSAATAGAPFEIMRTSNALIVNATSGLCKLTITSTYTYQGEVKTFRLITEKSL
- a CDS encoding PilW family protein, producing MHKIKSRAGTTLVELMIAMVIFLMFIAVAYPTFSFLGQRMADVQINQELTQKGQRILNYMTEELRLSGLFVGATPNVTFCGAGTATNSLTHTNAAPFDTLTFLTSEQVLNNTAGAAIPFLVMNAAAASGAVTIPVNASYANVSGLSLGGNATENARAFVTFDTLAPTILNRAYQVTAFGGTSLTITPALDQALNNGSNVYVVTRKRFDVNGRDLRIVSWNSNCTTNNDVLLEAHDRAGGTAWGGVDALQFEYILSDGTVQNTVAATDITNIKAINIWLLVRSDFPERNFVNNTSYVVGTSAALGTTYNAPGDSFRRMLLSKRVEVKNLEK
- a CDS encoding type II secretion system protein, whose amino-acid sequence is MRGSAKIERPGVRPAGKTATISTQCQAGLTLIEILVVFSIIALLVAVLGGTLFEGVTSETRISAAAREVMADLHFAQRDAASQGGSVIIRDDDVPAPPSESVGRIRRRWEYVVFDTTNNLYSIWRYQDTDGDNIKEPDEVSPAPGFPPTKTLLHNVGFGLTYKTSDGATATVGKSACGNGAGIPSSPVSFGTMAAPPCYGKKCMKMTSDGVPSFTGTLYLSNNTEAYAVNINAAGLVRLCKWSEDYLKWVDAR